From Verrucomicrobiota bacterium, a single genomic window includes:
- a CDS encoding autotransporter-associated beta strand repeat-containing protein produces MFPLGAQVITVWDDGGMNNSWTNVANWNSLVPDGAGDSATFGDLPPGTGQQTVVVNSENQSVGEMIFAGTEHNYRLRSSGANRFVIFDQTGDGVADLEVSGNQQHVIGFTNTDNRRTNVAIFDDLLIQNNSTAESGLTFGTLGGDHFFRLIFGDDLFVTGTSRTIIHSQILDSGGITQNGSGILRLTDTANSFSGGVVLDDGTIEIGSNAALGTGDFTIDGGSVEAFGASRSISNDYSINDDYSVEGTNDLTFTGTGVVTGGPQEITVAGAVDHTLSGTLSGAGGITKEGDGTLTFTVGSKTFSGGLIVNDGTVDATRGGDITLGAADGANNIAGAGAITVNNGGTLNLSQTVADPITLRGEPLTNNGGTINIDSAPNEQNRDFFIGTNAANPGQLVSTGGTTTVTVGDDIQIRPNSEIIISGGVVQLNAGDEFATQGTSGDGVNIDVTNTGSLTIDITGPRNNVNRINIGENDEMTVDGATASINLIGQTDSTIELDGSINLFNNGTITVEQGTTEISSTATVDGGSPGTAGTLELQADLVIDTAANITNSPNLTFNTGDNVSISGTSAGTETEGWGTITQAGSGTTTIDSSINDISADTIRIENGTLLLGSNDQIGNSTDMVLAGGTLNTNNFNDVLGTLTLTANSVIDFGDTPGDGSILQFADSSGVLWDPGATLTIVNWEGIVGTGNGIDQLFFGSNDSGLSAQQRSQIVFADFPGDETIQLADGEVVPVPEPAA; encoded by the coding sequence ATGTTTCCACTCGGGGCACAAGTAATTACTGTTTGGGATGACGGTGGCATGAACAACAGTTGGACGAATGTTGCAAACTGGAATAGCTTGGTGCCAGATGGTGCTGGGGACAGCGCCACTTTCGGTGATCTTCCGCCGGGCACTGGGCAACAAACCGTGGTTGTGAATTCGGAAAACCAATCCGTCGGGGAGATGATTTTCGCAGGGACCGAACACAATTACCGGCTGCGCTCAAGCGGCGCCAATCGTTTTGTCATTTTCGACCAAACCGGTGACGGCGTTGCCGATCTTGAGGTTTCCGGCAACCAACAGCACGTCATTGGATTTACGAACACCGACAACCGACGGACCAACGTAGCAATTTTCGACGATCTCCTCATCCAAAACAATTCCACAGCGGAATCCGGTCTCACTTTCGGAACACTCGGTGGAGACCATTTCTTTAGACTAATATTCGGAGATGATCTTTTTGTGACGGGGACCAGCCGAACGATCATACACAGTCAGATCTTGGATTCAGGAGGCATTACCCAGAATGGCAGTGGTATTCTTCGCCTCACCGATACCGCTAACAGCTTTTCCGGAGGTGTGGTTCTCGATGACGGAACGATTGAGATCGGCTCCAACGCCGCCCTTGGGACGGGAGACTTCACGATAGATGGGGGGTCAGTCGAAGCCTTTGGAGCTTCCAGATCGATATCCAACGATTACTCAATCAACGACGACTATTCGGTTGAAGGAACCAACGATCTCACGTTTACGGGAACAGGCGTAGTCACTGGTGGTCCACAGGAGATCACCGTTGCCGGCGCGGTCGACCACACCCTATCCGGAACCCTGTCCGGCGCGGGCGGAATCACCAAGGAAGGAGATGGCACTCTCACTTTCACCGTTGGCAGTAAGACCTTTTCCGGTGGTCTGATTGTTAATGACGGCACAGTGGACGCCACTCGAGGCGGTGATATTACTTTGGGCGCGGCCGACGGGGCCAACAACATTGCCGGGGCCGGGGCCATTACCGTCAATAACGGTGGGACCCTCAACCTGAGCCAAACAGTTGCTGATCCGATTACCCTTCGCGGCGAACCGCTCACCAACAATGGTGGAACCATCAACATTGACTCGGCGCCCAACGAACAGAACCGCGATTTTTTCATTGGCACGAACGCAGCAAATCCAGGCCAGCTGGTTTCTACCGGTGGGACCACGACCGTTACTGTAGGTGACGATATCCAGATCCGCCCAAACTCCGAAATCATCATCTCGGGAGGAGTAGTCCAACTCAATGCAGGAGATGAATTTGCTACTCAGGGCACTAGTGGAGATGGGGTTAACATTGACGTCACCAACACCGGATCGCTGACCATCGACATCACCGGTCCGAGGAATAACGTCAACCGGATAAATATAGGCGAGAACGACGAAATGACCGTCGATGGAGCCACCGCATCGATCAACCTCATCGGACAGACTGACTCGACCATTGAGCTTGATGGAAGCATCAACCTTTTCAACAACGGTACAATCACTGTCGAACAAGGAACAACGGAAATCAGTTCCACTGCAACCGTTGATGGGGGTAGTCCCGGCACCGCTGGAACGCTGGAATTGCAGGCAGATCTGGTCATCGACACTGCTGCCAACATTACCAACTCTCCTAACCTCACTTTTAACACTGGGGACAACGTCTCCATCAGCGGCACCTCCGCCGGAACCGAAACGGAGGGATGGGGCACGATCACCCAAGCAGGGTCTGGCACCACGACTATCGACTCTTCGATAAACGACATCTCCGCCGATACCATCCGCATCGAAAACGGCACTCTACTTCTGGGCTCCAACGATCAAATTGGCAACTCCACCGATATGGTTCTAGCAGGTGGAACCCTCAATACGAACAACTTCAACGACGTTCTCGGAACCCTCACCCTTACAGCTAACTCTGTCATTGATTTTGGCGATACACCCGGCGACGGCTCTATTCTCCAGTTTGCCGATAGCTCCGGGGTGCTCTGGGATCCAGGGGCCACCCTCACCATCGTCAACTGGGAAGGCATCGTCGGCACCGGTAACGGAATTGATCAATTGTTCTTCGGATCCAATGATAGTGGCCTCTCCGCCCAGCAACGTTCCCAGATTGTTTTTGCCGACTTCCCAGGCGATGAGACAATCCAGCTGGCCGACGGCGAAGTCGTTCCTGTCCCAGAACCCGCCGCT
- a CDS encoding autotransporter-associated beta strand repeat-containing protein — protein sequence MRSQIVSRWDDGAFLNNFWEAGANWDNGIPNGIGDSAIFGNDPGGAGFEEVILGSNKRVGALTFEGDEHSYGIRSTFLNTDPRRLNFEETGGGNANVSVTGNQEHVIGFVPDAEQGIFIRLFDDLLIENNSTATNGLTIGTLSDDQEIRLRGFDLTVDGSSRTTIHSLIRNGQAGSNSVTKNGSGILRLTDPGNVFSGGVVLNDGTIEIGSNAALGSGDFTINGGSVEAFGAARTISNDYTINDDYSVEGTNDLTFSGEGTLAAGAQQITVADPSVTHTLSGTLSGAGGLVKEGDGTLAFSGGSKTFTGDIVVNEGTLLLGSNDQIGNSTNMVLAGGTFNTNNFDEVLGTLTLNADSTIDFGDTPGDGSILQFADSSAVPWDPGATLTIINWEGIVGTGNGIDQLFFGSDGNGLSPTQRSQIVFADFPGDETIQLADGEVVPVPEPAAIAATLGLAALIGWRERKRIAQISLRIRDFKKDQL from the coding sequence TTGAGATCCCAGATTGTCTCCAGATGGGATGACGGAGCATTTCTAAATAACTTCTGGGAGGCAGGTGCAAACTGGGACAACGGAATTCCAAACGGGATCGGCGACAGTGCTATCTTCGGTAATGATCCAGGTGGAGCGGGATTCGAAGAAGTTATTCTTGGATCAAACAAGAGAGTGGGAGCACTGACTTTCGAGGGTGACGAACACAGCTATGGGATACGTTCCACCTTTCTGAATACTGATCCGCGACGGCTCAACTTTGAGGAAACAGGCGGTGGGAACGCAAACGTGTCAGTAACTGGAAACCAAGAGCACGTCATTGGGTTCGTTCCTGATGCCGAACAGGGTATTTTTATTCGCCTTTTTGACGACCTTCTTATCGAAAACAATTCAACGGCAACGAATGGCCTCACAATCGGTACCCTCAGTGACGACCAGGAAATCCGGCTCCGGGGTTTTGACCTCACAGTCGACGGAAGCAGCCGAACCACCATCCACAGCTTAATCAGAAATGGCCAGGCCGGTAGCAACTCCGTCACCAAAAACGGAAGCGGTATCCTTCGCCTAACCGATCCGGGAAACGTCTTCTCCGGAGGTGTGGTTCTCAATGACGGAACGATTGAGATCGGCTCCAATGCCGCCCTGGGCAGTGGAGACTTCACGATTAATGGAGGCTCAGTCGAAGCCTTCGGAGCAGCACGAACGATCTCCAACGATTACACGATCAACGACGACTATTCGGTTGAAGGAACCAACGATCTCACCTTTTCCGGAGAGGGAACGCTCGCCGCAGGAGCACAGCAGATCACCGTTGCCGATCCCTCAGTCACTCACACGCTTTCCGGAACCCTTTCGGGTGCTGGAGGACTGGTCAAGGAAGGCGACGGCACCCTCGCCTTCTCTGGAGGCTCCAAGACTTTCACCGGCGACATTGTGGTCAATGAAGGGACACTCCTACTGGGCTCCAACGATCAAATTGGCAACTCCACAAACATGGTTTTGGCCGGTGGGACCTTCAATACCAACAACTTCGATGAGGTTCTCGGCACTCTCACCCTCAATGCTGACTCCACCATTGATTTTGGCGATACGCCCGGCGACGGCTCCATTTTGCAGTTCGCCGATAGCTCCGCGGTGCCTTGGGATCCCGGAGCTACCCTTACCATTATTAACTGGGAGGGTATCGTCGGCACCGGGAACGGCATTGATCAATTGTTCTTTGGATCCGATGGCAACGGCCTCAGCCCCACTCAGCGCTCCCAGATTGTTTTTGCCGATTTCCCAGGCGATGAGACAATCCAGCTGGCCGACGGCGAGGTCGTTCCTGTCCCAGAACCCGCCGCTATTGCCGCCACACTTGGCTTGGCCGCACTCATCGGTTGGAGAGAACGCAAACGGATCGCTCAGATTTCCCTAAGAATCCGCGACTTCAAGAAGGATCAGCTTTAA
- a CDS encoding exosortase/archaeosortase family protein, whose translation MKLSQLHPFSGPVLVLFLLWADLVWVVHREWIYNEQYSYGWLTLFLLIYLLYVRISDRPAGTPSRFTISWFLVLGILLLTANRIILESNPEWRLAIWTQALLVYGMTLLLLWKLGGRTWLRHFAPVFALMLFAVPWPTFVENPVTGGLMRAVAGIVVEGMNFLGFYAERSGNLIRLREGWVGIDVACSGVRNLQSTLMSAWFVGELFRFVATGRLLLLVLSGCASLVINVGRTTILTWTTHRSGSDLTESIHDPVGHLVSLIAFVFLLIVAFFLRRYFSRPPVKPEDLNSGTSTFSGAVESNLRQTGWFFAIVFLVAGYGLTELWFLRSERSLPAPQVVEIDWSNFPVDVEFVEIASAIRGQLKYDVGVQAEWVDPNEEIEWQVFSFSWTEGSVSPFVGVHRPEACMPASGFRMTADHPPLTIGLGDREFEFEVNTFHFLDQPYQVYYATWTDFLGSELPVVRTARDRLRFAWEGRRVTNRRSLQIVIEGLESESFARRKVVEFLGKTLKWGSSSETS comes from the coding sequence GTGAAACTGTCTCAATTACACCCTTTTAGTGGACCTGTTTTGGTTCTTTTTCTTCTCTGGGCGGATCTTGTTTGGGTGGTCCATCGTGAATGGATTTACAATGAACAGTATAGCTATGGGTGGCTGACCCTTTTTCTGCTGATCTATTTGCTCTATGTCCGGATTTCGGATCGGCCCGCAGGAACGCCAAGCAGGTTTACTATCAGCTGGTTCTTGGTGTTGGGTATTCTTCTTCTAACCGCAAACCGGATCATTTTGGAATCGAATCCGGAGTGGCGTCTAGCGATCTGGACGCAGGCATTGCTGGTTTACGGCATGACTTTACTTCTGCTTTGGAAGTTGGGTGGACGGACTTGGCTGCGCCACTTCGCTCCGGTTTTTGCCTTGATGCTGTTTGCTGTTCCTTGGCCTACATTTGTGGAAAACCCGGTAACGGGCGGTTTGATGCGGGCGGTTGCCGGTATTGTTGTGGAGGGCATGAATTTTCTTGGCTTCTACGCGGAGCGGTCTGGAAACTTGATTCGCCTTCGGGAGGGTTGGGTTGGAATAGACGTCGCCTGTAGTGGCGTTCGCAATCTTCAGTCAACCCTCATGTCGGCTTGGTTTGTCGGCGAACTTTTTCGCTTTGTTGCTACTGGACGGCTTCTTCTTTTGGTCCTTAGCGGGTGTGCGTCACTCGTAATCAATGTTGGGCGAACTACGATCCTTACTTGGACCACACACCGGAGTGGGTCCGATTTAACCGAGTCAATCCACGATCCTGTTGGTCATCTGGTTTCGCTGATCGCTTTCGTGTTCTTACTCATCGTTGCCTTTTTTCTCAGAAGGTATTTTTCGCGTCCCCCTGTTAAACCTGAGGATCTCAACAGCGGGACCTCAACATTCTCCGGAGCTGTTGAATCAAATTTGAGACAGACTGGTTGGTTTTTTGCCATTGTCTTTCTAGTCGCTGGTTACGGTCTCACTGAGTTATGGTTTCTCAGGTCCGAACGCTCGCTTCCGGCTCCGCAGGTAGTAGAAATCGACTGGAGCAACTTTCCTGTCGATGTCGAGTTTGTCGAGATTGCCTCCGCGATCCGTGGACAACTCAAGTACGATGTGGGAGTCCAGGCTGAGTGGGTGGATCCAAATGAAGAAATTGAGTGGCAGGTTTTTTCTTTTTCATGGACGGAGGGAAGTGTTTCGCCATTCGTTGGAGTCCATAGGCCGGAGGCGTGCATGCCAGCTTCCGGTTTTCGGATGACTGCAGATCATCCGCCATTGACTATTGGTCTTGGTGACCGGGAATTTGAGTTTGAAGTCAATACGTTTCATTTCCTGGATCAGCCGTATCAGGTCTACTATGCTACGTGGACTGATTTTTTAGGATCCGAGCTTCCCGTTGTTCGAACTGCAAGAGATCGACTTCGATTCGCTTGGGAAGGTCGGAGAGTAACTAACCGACGCTCACTTCAGATAGTAATTGAAGGGCTGGAATCGGAGAGTTTTGCTCGTCGTAAGGTGGTCGAGTTCCTTGGGAAGACGCTTAAATGGGGAAGTTCATCTGAAACCAGCTAG
- a CDS encoding O-antigen ligase family protein: MSICLPATNIESPRIFLGLCVGTALLIALGGGTHPITLGAMAVALGVAFMAYPPNSRIQSNVGFCWLALFIWIFLSIWIPSNLADWRLTAEDLSIPISSSTSPQPWVTLEGLFPFLTGSAFFAMALATRPVGYERKFCVHVLAGALLILGLGGIFASILGLRLPWADFVQVFSWFPNRNQTGLVFASGSVLFFGLALVAPYRNRLQQALRKTQSSPLIRVYGASSLQFLFGCLLLYATFQTTSKGALVAWSSGMVTLLLLQAKSGKRFSTRLLRFAPALAFILFAFFVFFGGEARDRMMDFLALLSDDLTEETNTPPDFRWLIYKDTLSMIADQPVTGVGLGQFSYVFPQYRSDSVAPRTILHPESDWLWWVAEIGLFGLSLVVICFGALLLQLRRPKNVVVQDFEHYDNSIDELYRLIALAALVPFFAHSFVDVGAHRLGTVLLAIVLFALALPYQNNPSSERKLVRQFWRGGGAVLFCAGLGILTLTAFQSPLLGTYASEAKEPLATRPLQWQPYFRSAVQTYNEDPQAAMHSFEKAQFLVPTSPEIPLREGLFLVAMDDFPRAFRAFESALERTRTPIETYRLILQKTASNPIHYSRLRELAGTDEELIAAYWMALPSGSVDTEEEMPKLRTDWEVLPAATQRSILEKLKQRRSYDRVLSLFDLSLTENQEQTWSTAMQALVGKGRYEEALSLFETRVEPIPLPDQVLTDYELKRLRALTLTQSEDPVLALRLLQAYLSSERWHDAYRTAKRLQELPGRPPETLYWLGFASAKTNQKADAAQGYAKWLSERSN; this comes from the coding sequence ATGTCTATTTGTTTGCCAGCGACAAATATTGAATCCCCCCGGATTTTTCTTGGTCTTTGTGTAGGAACCGCTCTTCTGATCGCTTTGGGCGGAGGAACACATCCTATCACGCTTGGTGCAATGGCTGTCGCACTTGGCGTAGCTTTTATGGCCTATCCTCCGAATAGTCGCATTCAGAGCAATGTAGGATTCTGCTGGTTGGCTCTTTTCATCTGGATCTTTCTCTCCATCTGGATCCCTTCCAATCTGGCCGACTGGCGGCTGACCGCTGAAGACTTGAGCATTCCCATCAGCTCTAGCACCAGTCCACAGCCGTGGGTCACGCTTGAAGGTCTCTTTCCTTTCCTAACCGGTTCTGCTTTTTTTGCGATGGCTCTCGCGACGAGGCCCGTGGGGTATGAGCGAAAGTTTTGTGTGCACGTGCTAGCTGGAGCTCTCTTGATTCTCGGTCTCGGTGGAATATTTGCATCTATTCTAGGTCTGCGTCTTCCTTGGGCTGATTTTGTTCAAGTTTTTTCATGGTTCCCGAACCGGAACCAGACTGGTTTGGTATTTGCAAGTGGTAGTGTTCTTTTCTTCGGCCTTGCACTCGTTGCCCCCTATCGCAACCGGCTGCAACAAGCCCTTCGCAAGACACAGTCATCTCCGTTGATAAGGGTTTATGGTGCCTCGTCCCTGCAGTTTCTGTTCGGCTGTCTGCTTCTCTACGCCACCTTTCAAACCACATCAAAGGGAGCTCTTGTAGCTTGGTCCTCTGGGATGGTAACCTTGCTTCTACTTCAGGCAAAAAGTGGAAAACGTTTCTCTACCCGCCTGCTCAGGTTTGCTCCGGCATTGGCTTTCATTCTCTTTGCTTTCTTTGTCTTTTTCGGCGGAGAAGCTCGTGACCGAATGATGGATTTTCTCGCACTACTTTCAGACGATTTGACCGAAGAAACCAATACTCCTCCCGATTTCCGCTGGCTTATTTATAAAGATACACTGTCGATGATCGCCGACCAACCTGTAACGGGTGTAGGTCTGGGGCAGTTCTCCTATGTGTTTCCGCAATACAGGAGCGATTCAGTGGCGCCTCGAACGATTTTGCACCCAGAAAGCGATTGGCTTTGGTGGGTAGCGGAAATCGGTCTTTTTGGCCTGAGCCTTGTCGTCATCTGCTTTGGTGCGCTGTTGCTTCAGCTTCGCCGACCCAAAAACGTCGTCGTTCAGGATTTTGAGCATTATGACAACTCGATCGATGAACTGTACCGGCTGATAGCCCTCGCGGCTCTTGTTCCATTCTTCGCCCACAGCTTCGTCGACGTTGGTGCCCATAGACTTGGGACGGTTCTTCTCGCCATTGTCTTATTCGCTCTTGCGCTTCCTTATCAGAATAATCCGTCTTCTGAACGAAAGCTGGTTCGTCAATTTTGGAGAGGAGGAGGTGCCGTTCTTTTTTGTGCAGGTCTTGGAATTCTAACTCTTACTGCATTCCAGTCCCCTCTGCTAGGAACCTACGCTTCAGAAGCGAAAGAACCGTTGGCAACCCGTCCACTCCAATGGCAACCCTATTTCCGGTCTGCGGTGCAAACTTACAATGAAGACCCACAGGCTGCTATGCATTCTTTTGAGAAAGCTCAATTCCTAGTGCCTACCAGCCCGGAAATTCCTCTTAGAGAAGGTCTCTTCCTCGTTGCAATGGATGATTTCCCAAGAGCATTTAGAGCATTCGAGAGCGCTTTGGAGAGGACAAGGACCCCTATAGAAACTTATCGCCTGATTCTCCAGAAGACAGCATCCAACCCGATCCATTATTCGCGGCTTCGTGAATTAGCAGGAACAGATGAGGAGCTGATTGCTGCGTATTGGATGGCGTTACCGTCCGGTTCGGTCGATACAGAAGAGGAGATGCCAAAGCTTCGGACAGACTGGGAGGTTCTCCCGGCTGCGACACAGCGCTCTATCCTAGAAAAACTTAAACAAAGAAGATCGTATGATCGGGTCCTCTCATTATTTGACCTTAGCCTAACCGAAAACCAAGAACAGACTTGGTCAACCGCTATGCAGGCCTTAGTCGGAAAAGGCCGTTACGAGGAGGCACTCTCACTGTTTGAGACGCGGGTCGAGCCCATACCACTGCCCGATCAAGTCTTGACTGACTATGAATTAAAGCGCCTACGCGCTTTAACGCTGACCCAATCGGAAGATCCTGTGCTTGCCCTCCGGTTACTCCAAGCCTATCTAAGCAGCGAAAGATGGCACGACGCCTACCGAACTGCCAAGCGTTTGCAGGAGCTTCCAGGCCGCCCACCTGAGACTCTTTATTGGCTCGGTTTCGCCTCGGCAAAAACGAACCAAAAAGCGGATGCCGCACAAGGCTATGCAAAGTGGCTTTCCGAGCGAAGCAACTAG
- a CDS encoding polysaccharide biosynthesis tyrosine autokinase: MSGWWWVLLLTASAGIGWQAYQELNRKPVYVSQAKMMVSGRFALPDNVYREELSNFFGTQISLMLSPRVQKQARERVLMLNPEVQQSWVRLSVNQLPNASIFQLRAEGGEPDFTKEFLDAVMEEYQTFRSEMRSETTESTLLAVTEQLYRLEEEIETQENTVVDFQKENNLVFLQEQDASTGAYLARLTTQQAELQTQLLILDNLEPSDIGTFVTDQAPILETESVNLIDRTRQEWTRAKAELEDFSVYLKPKHPKIINLELDIERASNLLDILNRQTVQSLDERKDQLRRQIRNLDTVIAQWEVEALSISRKSAEFERLQYRLERSRETYQRLLDSTQAIQSNQNIEQETVGILSAASEATIRPPEVAKRLTEGAVTGLFVGIVIIAGIAFFDVRIRVSEELTKHFDYPLVGVIPEEKRNEKGQVDLFQIKDRRHRFAEACRNLRSTILLQDSGNETPASHCIVLSSATPSEGKSTISSNLAISLSFIEKRVLLIDADMRQGGIHELFSLESKIGLSDLLRSQGEFQNAIQTTSYERLDMIKNGSSFSSPGELLLSERMDRLLEWARERYSYVIVDAPPILAVNDTLGLVSKADSMLFVARANQTSVRQVKASLERLSSQESKIMGFVFNCAPIGGVDYYYYYRDYDGYQRQTNEEHQTALS, encoded by the coding sequence TTGTCAGGTTGGTGGTGGGTTCTTCTACTAACCGCCTCGGCCGGGATCGGCTGGCAGGCTTACCAAGAGCTTAATCGGAAGCCCGTTTACGTCTCTCAAGCCAAAATGATGGTGAGTGGCCGATTTGCCCTTCCTGACAACGTCTACCGGGAGGAGCTATCCAATTTCTTTGGGACGCAGATCTCTCTCATGCTAAGTCCAAGGGTACAGAAACAAGCGAGAGAAAGAGTCCTCATGCTGAACCCAGAGGTTCAGCAGTCTTGGGTGAGATTGTCGGTCAATCAGCTACCCAATGCATCGATCTTCCAGCTTCGTGCCGAAGGTGGAGAGCCTGATTTTACCAAAGAGTTCCTCGATGCAGTGATGGAGGAATACCAAACATTCCGAAGCGAAATGCGATCAGAGACAACCGAGAGCACTTTGCTGGCCGTAACCGAGCAGCTGTATCGCCTGGAAGAGGAAATCGAAACCCAAGAAAACACCGTAGTTGATTTTCAAAAGGAAAACAATCTGGTCTTCCTCCAAGAGCAAGACGCTTCAACCGGTGCCTATCTTGCCCGTCTCACCACCCAACAGGCAGAGCTACAAACCCAGTTGCTGATCCTCGACAATCTGGAGCCTAGCGATATCGGCACGTTTGTTACCGATCAAGCGCCTATTCTTGAAACGGAAAGCGTCAATCTAATCGACAGAACCCGTCAGGAATGGACAAGGGCAAAAGCTGAATTGGAAGATTTTTCGGTCTATTTAAAACCAAAGCATCCGAAAATCATTAACCTCGAACTGGATATTGAGAGGGCCTCTAATCTCCTGGATATTCTCAATCGCCAAACCGTCCAATCGCTCGATGAACGAAAGGACCAGCTGCGCCGTCAGATTCGGAATCTCGATACTGTCATTGCCCAATGGGAAGTTGAGGCACTTTCAATCAGCCGAAAAAGCGCAGAGTTTGAACGTTTGCAGTATCGACTGGAACGATCGCGTGAAACCTACCAAAGACTTCTCGATTCTACGCAAGCCATCCAGAGCAATCAAAACATTGAGCAAGAGACCGTGGGGATCCTCTCGGCCGCTTCCGAAGCAACGATCCGGCCACCAGAAGTTGCAAAGAGACTGACCGAAGGAGCAGTCACAGGCCTCTTCGTCGGAATCGTCATCATTGCAGGAATTGCCTTCTTCGACGTAAGAATTCGGGTATCAGAGGAGCTCACTAAACATTTCGATTATCCCTTAGTGGGAGTAATTCCTGAAGAAAAACGAAACGAGAAAGGCCAGGTAGACCTCTTTCAAATCAAGGATCGCCGACACCGATTTGCGGAAGCTTGTCGCAACCTACGCTCCACTATCCTTCTTCAAGATTCTGGAAATGAAACCCCTGCTTCGCACTGTATCGTTTTGAGCAGCGCGACTCCCAGCGAAGGAAAGTCGACCATTTCGTCGAACTTGGCGATCTCTCTCTCATTCATTGAAAAACGCGTTTTGCTCATCGACGCTGACATGCGTCAGGGCGGTATTCACGAATTGTTCTCGCTGGAATCAAAAATAGGCCTTAGCGACCTCTTGAGGAGCCAAGGTGAATTTCAGAACGCGATCCAAACGACCAGTTACGAACGGCTAGACATGATAAAGAATGGAAGCAGCTTCTCAAGCCCAGGTGAATTGCTTCTGAGCGAAAGAATGGATCGGTTACTTGAATGGGCCCGGGAACGGTACTCGTACGTCATCGTTGATGCCCCGCCCATCCTCGCAGTAAATGATACTCTGGGCCTGGTTAGCAAGGCGGATTCAATGCTGTTTGTAGCGCGGGCAAACCAAACCTCGGTTCGGCAAGTGAAGGCGTCGTTGGAGCGTCTATCCTCTCAGGAGTCTAAAATCATGGGCTTTGTCTTCAATTGCGCTCCGATTGGAGGCGTCGATTACTACTATTACTATCGTGACTACGACGGATACCAACGCCAAACGAACGAAGAGCATCAGACCGCTCTTTCTTGA
- a CDS encoding SLBB domain-containing protein encodes MNSLDDQRTLAVGDRMIYQVIEEREPPIIVFVDSRGELDVPLVDPVPATGKTLQELAFEIKSMLEVDYFHRATVILQFPQTGASRGSVDIAGAVANPRSYPLPSDQVLTVSSAIALAGGLTADSDGASVTLVRKDDADSSSETSESINLREIMESGDFDRDPAVRDGDLIIVPRLARAQSGTVFVVGGVNSPGILEVGPGDDLTVSKAILQSGGFSRFARKGSVKLISGDSSLPEDERTQIVDVEEILERGLRENDPVVRPDDIIRVEERIIAF; translated from the coding sequence ATGAATAGTCTCGATGATCAACGGACCTTGGCCGTCGGTGACCGTATGATCTACCAAGTCATAGAGGAACGGGAACCGCCAATCATTGTCTTTGTTGATTCCCGTGGAGAGCTGGATGTTCCCTTGGTGGATCCTGTACCTGCTACGGGAAAGACCCTCCAGGAATTGGCCTTCGAAATCAAATCGATGCTGGAAGTAGACTACTTCCACCGGGCTACAGTGATTTTGCAGTTCCCACAGACGGGTGCCTCAAGGGGCTCAGTCGACATCGCTGGAGCCGTGGCGAACCCCCGCAGTTATCCACTGCCTAGCGACCAGGTTCTCACCGTATCTTCGGCTATTGCATTGGCCGGAGGGCTGACGGCTGACAGCGACGGGGCTTCCGTGACCTTAGTTCGGAAAGATGACGCGGATTCTAGTTCTGAAACCAGCGAATCCATCAATCTCCGTGAGATAATGGAGTCTGGGGATTTCGACCGCGATCCAGCCGTTCGGGATGGCGATCTAATTATAGTTCCGCGCTTGGCGAGAGCACAGAGCGGCACCGTATTTGTCGTGGGCGGAGTGAATTCGCCCGGAATTCTCGAAGTGGGGCCTGGGGATGACCTGACGGTGAGTAAAGCCATTTTACAGAGTGGCGGCTTTAGTCGCTTTGCTCGCAAGGGGTCAGTCAAGCTTATCAGCGGTGATAGCTCGCTTCCTGAGGACGAACGAACTCAAATCGTCGATGTAGAAGAGATTCTTGAACGCGGTCTACGGGAAAACGATCCAGTTGTCAGGCCGGACGACATTATTCGAGTGGAGGAACGAATCATTGCCTTCTAA